One segment of Daphnia magna isolate NIES linkage group LG2, ASM2063170v1.1, whole genome shotgun sequence DNA contains the following:
- the LOC116916629 gene encoding FYVE, RhoGEF and PH domain-containing protein 4 isoform X1, producing MEDVDQPVRLLRFFKCDEISTCQTASPCVPDICGDGVHWRGVNYGGQGCWSLALKKKRFVRRSCAILRQPSLLTSACQPESHVIASKTSRDVKMDRQKLRQQQLNCRSLDGDPIGLSGGAEESVITPPKDFQDHLADSCSITSSISDGVGLTVVVSGGDTTETILEPPAMFRPPAIRLRPKTELFWTTERPVWPPLLPALNESTSQVFNEELERLKSHSLFLRFPLDGAARVHYRSSKSVVVQSSTVNQYRVRTEETTEANYPSDELYDAVSETESEEEDDETSKGEPTANRRAHGSHRVSAARLSSSSGLSSSQATTTSSTTSDADSGIDGVSPRVSATAFGEATLSPSQSILYIDSISARNSVVHDIPAEEQQTDDSVNHPEESSRHPSDEGSFNEPRASILVGGEGDPRRDRAHRVALELLQTERTYVDVLHLLDQVFQFRIDQENRAHGMFAQDLIPQMFSNIKSLFKLHHDFFLPRLEERLRDWEEQEQEERRIGDIMTSFAPFLKMYAEYVRNFDHATNLISSMSLKSPRFLAIVDEIQQLPQCGHLSLQHHMLTPIQRVPRYEMLLRDYLRRLPENSADRAETEKALHLVSTAANHANEAMKKIDQFKQLLEIQESLGGAVDLVSPTRELVKEGKIVKISARSGDHQERYLFLFTDLLLLCSPRLIPNRVIGGAGLPPYRVRARFTVSNVEVLEGDNLETANTFYLREGAKTVELYTGTQEEKEAWIDALYAAMTELTRRKSSLRISPMQSQQVRPPCLDTDISDLQLGKAAPTLIRMDAVTRCFHCQGQFSVMKRKHHCYSCGRVACNRCSNHKLPLPYDGTKSWRVCDPCHEVLISPGRRETAYISPATTPELAPSPPSLRSSLLEVDVETPSVLSGYLSLKTRGKTWQRRWFALRSDFVLYSYRSHQGESRAMTATPVPGFAVSLVSGSSSLLADGASPSHLQTVLDQASKLATSNGDGGGMISERDRSFKMAHVHKSYQFQSSTRQEAEKWVQFLQMAAKADLPSPT from the exons ATGGAAGATGTAGATCAACCTGTTCGCCTACTTCGGTTCTTCAAATGCGATGAAATCTCAACATGCCAGACG GCGTCGCCTTGTGTACCGGACATTTGCGGCGATGGAGTCCATTGGAGGGGAGTGAATTACGGCGGACAGGGCTGCTGGTCTCTTGcactaaagaaaaaacgattcGTACGCCGTAGCTGCGCCATTTTGCGTCAACCATCCCTCTTGACCTCTGCGTGTCAACCAGAGAGCCATGTGATTGCGTCGAAGACGTCCCGTGACGTCAAAATGGATCGTCAAAAACTTCGTCAGCAGCAGCTGAATTGCCGTAGTTTGGATGGCGATCCGATCGGACTTTCTGGTGGAGCCGAAGAGTCTGTAATCACTCCACCCAAGGATTTTCAAGATCATCTGGCAGACAGCTGCAGCATAACGTCCAGCATAAGTGATGGAGTAGGTCTGACGGTGGTCGTTTCCGGTGGCGATACGACGGAGACGATACTTGAGCCGCCGGCCATGTTTCGACCGCCAGCAATTCGACTCAGACCCAAGACGGAACTGTTTTGGACGACGGAGCGACCGGTTTGGCCGCCTCTCCTTCCGGCTTTGAATGAGTCGACAAGCCAAGTTTTTAATGAAGAATTGGAACGGCTTAAATCACACTCACTTTTTCTTCGCTTCCCGTTGGACGGCGCCGCCCGCGTCCATTATCGATCATCTAAAAGCGTCGTCGTCCAATCGTCCACCGTCAATCAATACAG GGTCCGAACGGAAGAGACTACCGAGGCCAATTACCCATCCGACGAACTCTATGATGCTGTGTCGGAAACGGAAAGTgaggaagaagatgatgaaacCAGTAAAGGAGAACCTACCGCCAATAGAAGAGCTCACGGTAGTCATCGGGTATCAGCTGCCCGACTCTCCTCATCTTCGGGATTGTCTTCCTCGCAAGCGACGACAACATCGTCCACAACTTCGGATGCCGACAGCGGAATCGACGGTGTCAGTCCTCGTGTTTCTGCAACGGCTTTCGGTGAAGCGACGCTTAGTCCGTCGCAGAGCATTTTGTACATTGACAGCATCAGTGCTCGAAACAGTGTCGTGCACGATATCCCTGCGGAAGAGCAGCAAACAGATGATTCCGTCAACCACCCTGAAGAGTCTTCCAGACATCCGTCTGACGAAGGATCGTTTAACGAGCCGAGGGCTAGTATCCTAGTCGGAGGAGAAGGAGATCCGCGTCGGGATCGGGCGCATCGCGTCGCCCTAGAGCTTTTACAAACTGAACGGACTTATGTTGACGTTTTACACTTGCTTGACCAG GTGTTCCAGTTCCGGATCGACCAGGAAAACCGAGCGCATGGAATGTTTGCCCAGGATTTGATTCCGCAAATGTTTTCCAACATCAAATCACTGTTTAAATTGCATCATGACTTTTTCCTGCCACGACTTGAAGAACGTCTTAGAGATTGGGAAGAACAGGAGCAAGAAGAACGACGTATCGGCGACATCATGACCAGTTTTGCTCCATTTCTCAAAATGTATGCGGAATACGTTCGCAATTTCGACCACGCAACGAATCTAATCAGCAGCATGAGCTTAAAATCGCCACGTTTTCTTgccatcgttgatgaaatccag CAATTGCCTCAGTGTGGCCATTTGAGTCTTCAGCATCACATGCTGACACCAATCCAACGGGTTCCTCGCTACGAAATGTTATTACGTGATTATCTGAGGAGGCTGCCTGAAAATTCGGCTGATCGAGCGGAAACCGAGA AAGCGCTCCATTTGGTGTCGACAGCGGCTAATCACGCCAACGAAGCTATGAAGAAGATTGACCAGTTTAAACAGCTGTTAGAGATTCAGGAGAGTTTAGGAGGTGCCGTTGATCTCGTCTCGCCCACCCGCGAACTGGTGAAAGAGGGCAAAATCGTCAAAATATCGGCCAGGAGCGGAGACCACCAAGAACGTTATCTCTTTCTG TTTACCGATTTGCTGTTGCTGTGCTCGCCACGTCTCATTCCTAATCGGGTCATTGGCGGAGCGGGGCTACCACCGTACCGTGTTCGTGCCCGTTTTACCGTGTCCAATGTGGAGGTGTTGGAAGGTGACAACCTGGAAACTGCCAATACTTTTTACTTGCGCGAGGGAGCCAAAACAGTGGAACTGTATACGGGTACTCAGGAAGAGAAGGAGGCTTGGATTGACGCCCTCTATGCTGCCATGACTGAATTGACTCGTCGTAAATCGTCGCTGCGGATCTCACCCATGCAGTCACAACAAGTCAGACCACCCTGTTTAGACACGGACATTAGTGATTTACAGTTGGGGAAGGCGGCCCCGACGTTAATTCGTATGGATGCGGTTACAAGATGTTTCCACTGCCAGGGACAGTTTTCCGTCATGAAGCGCAAACATCACTGCTACTCTTGCGGAAGG GTGGCCTGCAATCGGTGTTCCAATCATAAACTTCCTCTGCCGTATGATGGCACCAAATCGTGGAGGGTCTGTGACCCCTGTCATGAAGTCTTGATTTCGCCTGGACGTCGAGAGACGGCCTATATTTCACCTGCTACTACACCCGAGTTGGCTCCTTCACCTCCCAGTCTACGGTCAAGTCTCTTAGAG GTGGACGTGGAGACACCCTCCGTTCTGAGCGGATATCTGAGTCTCAAGACTCGTGGCAAAACGTGGCAGAGGCGCTGGTTCGCCCTGCGTTCGGATTTTGTGCTTTATTCGTATCGGAGCCATCAGGGCGAAAGCCGTGCTATGACAGCCACACCAGTTCCAGGATTCGCCGTCAGCCTGGTTAGCGGTTCAAGTAGTTTGCTGGCCGACGGAGCCAGTCCTAGTCACCTGCAAACCGTTCTTGATCAGGCTAGCAAACTGGCAACTTCTAACGGCGACGGAGGAGGGATGATTTCAGAACGTGACAGATCTTTTAAAATGGCTCATGTCCACAAGAGCTACCAGTTCCAGTCATCGACTCGACAAGAAGCTGAAAA GTGGGTCCAGTTCCTACAAATGGCTGCTAAAGCTGATTTGCCATCTCCAACATGA
- the LOC116916629 gene encoding FYVE, RhoGEF and PH domain-containing protein 4 isoform X2, translating into MDRQKLRQQQLNCRSLDGDPIGLSGGAEESVITPPKDFQDHLADSCSITSSISDGVGLTVVVSGGDTTETILEPPAMFRPPAIRLRPKTELFWTTERPVWPPLLPALNESTSQVFNEELERLKSHSLFLRFPLDGAARVHYRSSKSVVVQSSTVNQYRVRTEETTEANYPSDELYDAVSETESEEEDDETSKGEPTANRRAHGSHRVSAARLSSSSGLSSSQATTTSSTTSDADSGIDGVSPRVSATAFGEATLSPSQSILYIDSISARNSVVHDIPAEEQQTDDSVNHPEESSRHPSDEGSFNEPRASILVGGEGDPRRDRAHRVALELLQTERTYVDVLHLLDQVFQFRIDQENRAHGMFAQDLIPQMFSNIKSLFKLHHDFFLPRLEERLRDWEEQEQEERRIGDIMTSFAPFLKMYAEYVRNFDHATNLISSMSLKSPRFLAIVDEIQQLPQCGHLSLQHHMLTPIQRVPRYEMLLRDYLRRLPENSADRAETEKALHLVSTAANHANEAMKKIDQFKQLLEIQESLGGAVDLVSPTRELVKEGKIVKISARSGDHQERYLFLFTDLLLLCSPRLIPNRVIGGAGLPPYRVRARFTVSNVEVLEGDNLETANTFYLREGAKTVELYTGTQEEKEAWIDALYAAMTELTRRKSSLRISPMQSQQVRPPCLDTDISDLQLGKAAPTLIRMDAVTRCFHCQGQFSVMKRKHHCYSCGRVACNRCSNHKLPLPYDGTKSWRVCDPCHEVLISPGRRETAYISPATTPELAPSPPSLRSSLLEVDVETPSVLSGYLSLKTRGKTWQRRWFALRSDFVLYSYRSHQGESRAMTATPVPGFAVSLVSGSSSLLADGASPSHLQTVLDQASKLATSNGDGGGMISERDRSFKMAHVHKSYQFQSSTRQEAEKWVQFLQMAAKADLPSPT; encoded by the exons ATGGATCGTCAAAAACTTCGTCAGCAGCAGCTGAATTGCCGTAGTTTGGATGGCGATCCGATCGGACTTTCTGGTGGAGCCGAAGAGTCTGTAATCACTCCACCCAAGGATTTTCAAGATCATCTGGCAGACAGCTGCAGCATAACGTCCAGCATAAGTGATGGAGTAGGTCTGACGGTGGTCGTTTCCGGTGGCGATACGACGGAGACGATACTTGAGCCGCCGGCCATGTTTCGACCGCCAGCAATTCGACTCAGACCCAAGACGGAACTGTTTTGGACGACGGAGCGACCGGTTTGGCCGCCTCTCCTTCCGGCTTTGAATGAGTCGACAAGCCAAGTTTTTAATGAAGAATTGGAACGGCTTAAATCACACTCACTTTTTCTTCGCTTCCCGTTGGACGGCGCCGCCCGCGTCCATTATCGATCATCTAAAAGCGTCGTCGTCCAATCGTCCACCGTCAATCAATACAG GGTCCGAACGGAAGAGACTACCGAGGCCAATTACCCATCCGACGAACTCTATGATGCTGTGTCGGAAACGGAAAGTgaggaagaagatgatgaaacCAGTAAAGGAGAACCTACCGCCAATAGAAGAGCTCACGGTAGTCATCGGGTATCAGCTGCCCGACTCTCCTCATCTTCGGGATTGTCTTCCTCGCAAGCGACGACAACATCGTCCACAACTTCGGATGCCGACAGCGGAATCGACGGTGTCAGTCCTCGTGTTTCTGCAACGGCTTTCGGTGAAGCGACGCTTAGTCCGTCGCAGAGCATTTTGTACATTGACAGCATCAGTGCTCGAAACAGTGTCGTGCACGATATCCCTGCGGAAGAGCAGCAAACAGATGATTCCGTCAACCACCCTGAAGAGTCTTCCAGACATCCGTCTGACGAAGGATCGTTTAACGAGCCGAGGGCTAGTATCCTAGTCGGAGGAGAAGGAGATCCGCGTCGGGATCGGGCGCATCGCGTCGCCCTAGAGCTTTTACAAACTGAACGGACTTATGTTGACGTTTTACACTTGCTTGACCAG GTGTTCCAGTTCCGGATCGACCAGGAAAACCGAGCGCATGGAATGTTTGCCCAGGATTTGATTCCGCAAATGTTTTCCAACATCAAATCACTGTTTAAATTGCATCATGACTTTTTCCTGCCACGACTTGAAGAACGTCTTAGAGATTGGGAAGAACAGGAGCAAGAAGAACGACGTATCGGCGACATCATGACCAGTTTTGCTCCATTTCTCAAAATGTATGCGGAATACGTTCGCAATTTCGACCACGCAACGAATCTAATCAGCAGCATGAGCTTAAAATCGCCACGTTTTCTTgccatcgttgatgaaatccag CAATTGCCTCAGTGTGGCCATTTGAGTCTTCAGCATCACATGCTGACACCAATCCAACGGGTTCCTCGCTACGAAATGTTATTACGTGATTATCTGAGGAGGCTGCCTGAAAATTCGGCTGATCGAGCGGAAACCGAGA AAGCGCTCCATTTGGTGTCGACAGCGGCTAATCACGCCAACGAAGCTATGAAGAAGATTGACCAGTTTAAACAGCTGTTAGAGATTCAGGAGAGTTTAGGAGGTGCCGTTGATCTCGTCTCGCCCACCCGCGAACTGGTGAAAGAGGGCAAAATCGTCAAAATATCGGCCAGGAGCGGAGACCACCAAGAACGTTATCTCTTTCTG TTTACCGATTTGCTGTTGCTGTGCTCGCCACGTCTCATTCCTAATCGGGTCATTGGCGGAGCGGGGCTACCACCGTACCGTGTTCGTGCCCGTTTTACCGTGTCCAATGTGGAGGTGTTGGAAGGTGACAACCTGGAAACTGCCAATACTTTTTACTTGCGCGAGGGAGCCAAAACAGTGGAACTGTATACGGGTACTCAGGAAGAGAAGGAGGCTTGGATTGACGCCCTCTATGCTGCCATGACTGAATTGACTCGTCGTAAATCGTCGCTGCGGATCTCACCCATGCAGTCACAACAAGTCAGACCACCCTGTTTAGACACGGACATTAGTGATTTACAGTTGGGGAAGGCGGCCCCGACGTTAATTCGTATGGATGCGGTTACAAGATGTTTCCACTGCCAGGGACAGTTTTCCGTCATGAAGCGCAAACATCACTGCTACTCTTGCGGAAGG GTGGCCTGCAATCGGTGTTCCAATCATAAACTTCCTCTGCCGTATGATGGCACCAAATCGTGGAGGGTCTGTGACCCCTGTCATGAAGTCTTGATTTCGCCTGGACGTCGAGAGACGGCCTATATTTCACCTGCTACTACACCCGAGTTGGCTCCTTCACCTCCCAGTCTACGGTCAAGTCTCTTAGAG GTGGACGTGGAGACACCCTCCGTTCTGAGCGGATATCTGAGTCTCAAGACTCGTGGCAAAACGTGGCAGAGGCGCTGGTTCGCCCTGCGTTCGGATTTTGTGCTTTATTCGTATCGGAGCCATCAGGGCGAAAGCCGTGCTATGACAGCCACACCAGTTCCAGGATTCGCCGTCAGCCTGGTTAGCGGTTCAAGTAGTTTGCTGGCCGACGGAGCCAGTCCTAGTCACCTGCAAACCGTTCTTGATCAGGCTAGCAAACTGGCAACTTCTAACGGCGACGGAGGAGGGATGATTTCAGAACGTGACAGATCTTTTAAAATGGCTCATGTCCACAAGAGCTACCAGTTCCAGTCATCGACTCGACAAGAAGCTGAAAA GTGGGTCCAGTTCCTACAAATGGCTGCTAAAGCTGATTTGCCATCTCCAACATGA
- the LOC116916629 gene encoding FYVE, RhoGEF and PH domain-containing protein 4 isoform X3 produces MMTGSVKWTNTGWWPWLTCLSSQSQRIFIRRMVRTEETTEANYPSDELYDAVSETESEEEDDETSKGEPTANRRAHGSHRVSAARLSSSSGLSSSQATTTSSTTSDADSGIDGVSPRVSATAFGEATLSPSQSILYIDSISARNSVVHDIPAEEQQTDDSVNHPEESSRHPSDEGSFNEPRASILVGGEGDPRRDRAHRVALELLQTERTYVDVLHLLDQVFQFRIDQENRAHGMFAQDLIPQMFSNIKSLFKLHHDFFLPRLEERLRDWEEQEQEERRIGDIMTSFAPFLKMYAEYVRNFDHATNLISSMSLKSPRFLAIVDEIQQLPQCGHLSLQHHMLTPIQRVPRYEMLLRDYLRRLPENSADRAETEKALHLVSTAANHANEAMKKIDQFKQLLEIQESLGGAVDLVSPTRELVKEGKIVKISARSGDHQERYLFLFTDLLLLCSPRLIPNRVIGGAGLPPYRVRARFTVSNVEVLEGDNLETANTFYLREGAKTVELYTGTQEEKEAWIDALYAAMTELTRRKSSLRISPMQSQQVRPPCLDTDISDLQLGKAAPTLIRMDAVTRCFHCQGQFSVMKRKHHCYSCGRVACNRCSNHKLPLPYDGTKSWRVCDPCHEVLISPGRRETAYISPATTPELAPSPPSLRSSLLEVDVETPSVLSGYLSLKTRGKTWQRRWFALRSDFVLYSYRSHQGESRAMTATPVPGFAVSLVSGSSSLLADGASPSHLQTVLDQASKLATSNGDGGGMISERDRSFKMAHVHKSYQFQSSTRQEAEKWVQFLQMAAKADLPSPT; encoded by the exons ATGATGACGGGTTCTGTCAAATGGACTAATACCGGTTGGTGGCCATGGTTAACCTGCCTCTCGTCTCAATCGCAGCGCATCTTTATTCGTCGCAT GGTCCGAACGGAAGAGACTACCGAGGCCAATTACCCATCCGACGAACTCTATGATGCTGTGTCGGAAACGGAAAGTgaggaagaagatgatgaaacCAGTAAAGGAGAACCTACCGCCAATAGAAGAGCTCACGGTAGTCATCGGGTATCAGCTGCCCGACTCTCCTCATCTTCGGGATTGTCTTCCTCGCAAGCGACGACAACATCGTCCACAACTTCGGATGCCGACAGCGGAATCGACGGTGTCAGTCCTCGTGTTTCTGCAACGGCTTTCGGTGAAGCGACGCTTAGTCCGTCGCAGAGCATTTTGTACATTGACAGCATCAGTGCTCGAAACAGTGTCGTGCACGATATCCCTGCGGAAGAGCAGCAAACAGATGATTCCGTCAACCACCCTGAAGAGTCTTCCAGACATCCGTCTGACGAAGGATCGTTTAACGAGCCGAGGGCTAGTATCCTAGTCGGAGGAGAAGGAGATCCGCGTCGGGATCGGGCGCATCGCGTCGCCCTAGAGCTTTTACAAACTGAACGGACTTATGTTGACGTTTTACACTTGCTTGACCAG GTGTTCCAGTTCCGGATCGACCAGGAAAACCGAGCGCATGGAATGTTTGCCCAGGATTTGATTCCGCAAATGTTTTCCAACATCAAATCACTGTTTAAATTGCATCATGACTTTTTCCTGCCACGACTTGAAGAACGTCTTAGAGATTGGGAAGAACAGGAGCAAGAAGAACGACGTATCGGCGACATCATGACCAGTTTTGCTCCATTTCTCAAAATGTATGCGGAATACGTTCGCAATTTCGACCACGCAACGAATCTAATCAGCAGCATGAGCTTAAAATCGCCACGTTTTCTTgccatcgttgatgaaatccag CAATTGCCTCAGTGTGGCCATTTGAGTCTTCAGCATCACATGCTGACACCAATCCAACGGGTTCCTCGCTACGAAATGTTATTACGTGATTATCTGAGGAGGCTGCCTGAAAATTCGGCTGATCGAGCGGAAACCGAGA AAGCGCTCCATTTGGTGTCGACAGCGGCTAATCACGCCAACGAAGCTATGAAGAAGATTGACCAGTTTAAACAGCTGTTAGAGATTCAGGAGAGTTTAGGAGGTGCCGTTGATCTCGTCTCGCCCACCCGCGAACTGGTGAAAGAGGGCAAAATCGTCAAAATATCGGCCAGGAGCGGAGACCACCAAGAACGTTATCTCTTTCTG TTTACCGATTTGCTGTTGCTGTGCTCGCCACGTCTCATTCCTAATCGGGTCATTGGCGGAGCGGGGCTACCACCGTACCGTGTTCGTGCCCGTTTTACCGTGTCCAATGTGGAGGTGTTGGAAGGTGACAACCTGGAAACTGCCAATACTTTTTACTTGCGCGAGGGAGCCAAAACAGTGGAACTGTATACGGGTACTCAGGAAGAGAAGGAGGCTTGGATTGACGCCCTCTATGCTGCCATGACTGAATTGACTCGTCGTAAATCGTCGCTGCGGATCTCACCCATGCAGTCACAACAAGTCAGACCACCCTGTTTAGACACGGACATTAGTGATTTACAGTTGGGGAAGGCGGCCCCGACGTTAATTCGTATGGATGCGGTTACAAGATGTTTCCACTGCCAGGGACAGTTTTCCGTCATGAAGCGCAAACATCACTGCTACTCTTGCGGAAGG GTGGCCTGCAATCGGTGTTCCAATCATAAACTTCCTCTGCCGTATGATGGCACCAAATCGTGGAGGGTCTGTGACCCCTGTCATGAAGTCTTGATTTCGCCTGGACGTCGAGAGACGGCCTATATTTCACCTGCTACTACACCCGAGTTGGCTCCTTCACCTCCCAGTCTACGGTCAAGTCTCTTAGAG GTGGACGTGGAGACACCCTCCGTTCTGAGCGGATATCTGAGTCTCAAGACTCGTGGCAAAACGTGGCAGAGGCGCTGGTTCGCCCTGCGTTCGGATTTTGTGCTTTATTCGTATCGGAGCCATCAGGGCGAAAGCCGTGCTATGACAGCCACACCAGTTCCAGGATTCGCCGTCAGCCTGGTTAGCGGTTCAAGTAGTTTGCTGGCCGACGGAGCCAGTCCTAGTCACCTGCAAACCGTTCTTGATCAGGCTAGCAAACTGGCAACTTCTAACGGCGACGGAGGAGGGATGATTTCAGAACGTGACAGATCTTTTAAAATGGCTCATGTCCACAAGAGCTACCAGTTCCAGTCATCGACTCGACAAGAAGCTGAAAA GTGGGTCCAGTTCCTACAAATGGCTGCTAAAGCTGATTTGCCATCTCCAACATGA
- the LOC116916706 gene encoding PPP2R1A-PPP2R2A-interacting phosphatase regulator 1 codes for MDVDPPIPHPVLKRCCSAPMISECETEAGAVATSSATASLASAAPSHSRTSPTFVLCSTFEPRTRRFSASFSPLHSPTPGSPRVPPSRVSQLKKEEACDAVGREVASEKEFQSTLQISASWEDLSLSDTDSKEIKTEPQRRPSSACTEPIHVTLPNGLSTFVSSPYPSPTRVSGRQCFSPSMQIPVRNSSFSPTPSPSPTRKTFYTSRRSLSPIAIRASSFGPVKRKCDLEDRGDSAWTPNKKYQHFSPAANVSSVGGPLLVTHSSSAENGEISGRVPIVSRSSVIPTPDSQSSSASPSDSGSNPSPLQVCKVVDSPANSPGGRRGSTGGGGESSGSRSRDRTSCVVPSPLAATNTIEDPDGEYKISSTSKERKDFSRLFVPIPPSPGAMDCCTGDSEESLANNHHDFSTNRIREQASKELDASGADYATMDENMEEPVMVSSQEHSMSVDSSHSPMDPSV; via the exons ATGGATGTGGATCCACCTATACCACATCCTGTTTTAAAAAGATGCTGTAGTGCCCCAATGATTAGCGAATGTGAAACAGAGGCTGGTGCCGTAGCCACCTCCTCAGCTACGGCTTCATTAGCCAGTGCAGCCCCTTCACATTCAAG AACATCACCTACATTTGTTTTGTGTTCTACATTTGAACCACGGACCAGAAGATTTAGTGCAAGTTTTAGTCCATTGCATTCCCCT ACTCCTGGAAGTCCAAGAGTCCCACCCTCAAGAGTTAGCCAattgaaaaaggaagaagctTGCGATGCTGTGGGTCGAGAGGTTGCCAGTGAAAAGGAGTTCCAATCCACTTTACAAATCTCAGCTTCATGGGAAGATCTATCTCTG AGTGATACCGATTCAAAGGAAATTAAAACTGAGCCTCAACGGAGGCCTTCGTCCGCTTGTACGGAGCCAATTCACGTAACATTACCTAATGGGTTGTCAACCTTTGTCTCGTCTCCTTATCCTTCACCGACCAG GGTTAGCGGTCGACAGTGTTTTTCCCCATCTATGCAAATTCCTGTACGAAACTCGTCATTCTCGCCGACTCCCAGCCCAAGTCCTACAAGAAAAACGTTTTATACCAG TCGACGGAGTCTCTCGCCAATAGCTATTCGTGCCAGTTCTTTTGGACCGGTAAAGCGGAAATGTGATTTGGAGGACCGAGGAGATTCGGCTTGGACCCCTAACAAAAAGTACCAACATTTTTCGCCAGCAGCAAATGTTTCTAGCGTTGGAGGTCCTCTTTTAGTCACCCATTCTTCAAG TGCAGAAAATGGTGAAATCTCTGGGAGAGTTCCCATTGTTAGTCGTAGTAGTGTGATCCCTACACCAGATTCGCAATCTTCTTCAGCCAGTCCGTCAGATTCAGGTTCTAACCCATCACCTCTTCAG GTGTGTAAAGTGGTTGATAGCCCAGCCAACAGTCCCGGTGGACGACGTGGCAGCACTGGCGGTGGAGGTGAGAGTAGTGGTAGCCGCTCTCGTGATCGGACGTCGTGTGTCGTTCCTTCACCCTTAGCTGCCACCAACACGATCGAAGACCCTGATGGCGAATACAAGATTAGTTCTACAAGCAAAGAACGGAAAGATTTCTCCAGGCTTTTTGTTCCAATTCCGCCATCGCCTGGAGCTATGGATTGCTGTACGGGCGATAGCGAAGAATCTTTAGCCAATAATCATCACGATTTTTCAACCAACAGAATTCGCGAACAAGCTTCCAAGGAGCTGGATGCTAGTg GTGCGGATTATGCCACCATGGATGAAAATATGGAAGAACCAGTCATGGTTTCGTCACAGGAACATTCAATGAGCGTCGACTCTAGTCACTCTCCTATGGATCCCTCCGTTTAA